Proteins encoded in a region of the Suncus etruscus isolate mSunEtr1 chromosome 1, mSunEtr1.pri.cur, whole genome shotgun sequence genome:
- the FADS6 gene encoding fatty acid desaturase 6, whose translation MPSEAAGPAEGGGSEALLRELETRVRAVVGASSWWERHGLDGAILALSLLVLPAGFLCLRADNVLVFAVGLVVLGVSHYTLTVKGSHLATHGALTKSKRWSKIWTVFFVEVCTAFTAEHARHGHVKMHHGYTNVLGLGDSSTWRLPLLNRYVYMFLAPLLIPVLTPLVALERLRTLEPREALRSLTLIGLGLYSHYWLLRHVSAFQSVGSALLCMLVTRSLLAHPYLHVNIFQHIGLPMFSLKTKPRRIHMMSLGVLNLPRLPVLDWAFGHSIISCHVEHHLFPTLSDNMCLKVKPVVSQFLKEKQLPYNEDSYGARFRLFLSRYEELMVQAPPITELVGLQ comes from the exons ATGCCCTCGGAGGCGGCGGGGCCCGCGGAGGGCGGCGGGTCCGAGGCGCTGCTGCGGGAGCTGGAGACGCGGGTGCGCGCCGTGGTGGGCGCCAGCTCGTGGTGGGAGCGACACGGCCTGGACGGCGCGATCCTGGCGCTCAGCCTGCTCGTCCTGCCGGCCG GGTTCCTGTGTTTGAGGGCTGACAACGTACTAGTGTTCGCCGTGGGCCTCGTCGTCCTGGGGGTGTCCCACTACACACTGACCGTCAAGGGCAGCCACCTGGCCACACACGGCGCCCTCACCAAGTCCAAACGCTGGAGCAAGATCTGGACGGTGTTCTTCGTGGAG GTCTGCACGGCCTTCACCGCTGAACATGCCCGACACGGACATGTGAAGATGCATCATGGTTACACCAACgtgctgggcttgggggactcGAGCACATGGCGGCTGCCACTCCTCAATCGCTACGTCTACATGTTTCTCGCTCCCCTCCTCATCCCAGTTCTCACCCCACTTGTGGCCTTGG AGCGGCTACGGACCTTGGAGCCCCGAGAGGCACTTCGCTCTCTGACCCTCATCGGCCTGGGCCTCTATTCCCACTACTGGCTGCTCCGCCATGTGTCGGCCTTTCAGAGTGTGGGCTCTGCGCTGCTCTGCATGCTGGTGACCCGCTCCCTGCTGGCGCACCCCTACCTGCATGTTAACATCTTCCAG CACATTGGGCTCCCGATGTTCTCCCTGAAGACAAAGCCCCGAAGAATCCACATGATGAGTTTGGGGGTCCTCAACCTGCCAAGGCTCCCCGTGCTGGACTGGGCTTTCGGCCACTCTATCATCAGCTGCCATGTGGAGCATCACCTGTTCCCCACACTCTCTGACAATATGTGCCTAAAA GTGAAGCCCGTGGTGTCCCAGTTCCTGAAGGAGAAGCAGCTGCCGTACAATGAGGACTCATATGGGGCGAGATTCCGCCTCTTCTTGAGCCGCTACGAGGAGCTCATGGTGCAGGCGCCCCCCATCACGGAGCTGGTGGGGCTGCAGTGA